Below is a genomic region from Brassica rapa cultivar Chiifu-401-42 chromosome A08, CAAS_Brap_v3.01, whole genome shotgun sequence.
TTAAGTCGGCTGAGAACCAGGTCGGACCTTGCGCGcttcgacatcgatcgatgataAGAGTTGTCGGTCGATCAATGGTTGACTCTAAATATCGACTCTAGGCTTGTTCGATGGACATCTACAAGTTTCTTCTAACTTTATTTCCAAAATTTCCCAAAATCATCATATATCTCCAAAACACtcatgaacctgtaaatactttaaaatgactctaaaacataacaaataactcataaaacatttatatatcaTGGCTAAAAATAGGTAAAATCTATGGTATATCAATAATATAGGTATGTAaatgatataatatatttatattttacagatTAAATCACTAATACTAAGCTATAATTACCatattatatttactattatttaaaatgatacattattattatatttacaattattTAAATGATACATTATTATTATATGGGCGGGAAAGTGGGACCCAAAGAGAAAGTGGGCGGAGAATCGGTTTCTCTcttctttagagagagagagagagagagttatcTGTCAAAGCCTCTTCTTCTTATCAACTCCGGATCTTTCGGAAGGAGAGCTTCACCAGACTAGTTTTGTTTTCCATCACCGGGTTCTTTTGGTGCATGGTGTATGTTCCCGATCGTTCGGGCTTTCAACTCCGAGAAGTGGTGCTTTTTTCTGGGAAGAGATGATTCCATCACATCGTTTTCGCCGGCTCTTCACCGGGGTCTCCCGGTTCCGTTTGATCGTCGCTTCCTGTCTCTCGATCTACCACTGACTCTTGATTTGATCCTCCGTCACCTTTCTTTTCCTGAGATTAGGTCGTTCCATCTTTAAGGTATTCTCAATCTTTAAAGATGGATCCTTGTTCAAGTAGGAAGATTGGAGTTCTTTCAAATTGATTGAAGACAGTGGTTATCTTTCCTGAAGTGGTGATCCGGTTGCGTCCTGGTCTTCCGTTAAGATCGCTTAGTTGGTATTTCACTGATTTGCCTCCGCAGACGGTGGAGTTTCGGCGTGGCTCTTTTTGGAGGAGGTGGTGATTTTTTTCTCTTGACGCGTGTTCTCTGAATCGTTTGTCGATCGTACACGTGGTGGAAGGGTATCGCTTTGCTTTCTGAACGGTTTTTCTTTTTCGGCTTTCGGCCCAAAGAGTTTGTATAATGCTGGTCCGTTCGTCTTGGCTTTTTGTGTCgttttgttttgtgttgttATGCTTCGGGCTTTGCCTTTTTTGGGTTTTAGTGCCGCTAATAAACCATCAGTTGAcggaaaagaaaaatgaaacgtaagaaaattgaaatttagttaattttctttttttttttaggtatttgtgatatattattttctccatcttctctctaaggGCTTTCTAAATCAGAGTTTGCATCTCCGGTGGCCGGAGGCCTTGTGCCTACCGGTTaccaattttcttttgttttttgtttcctttgtaTAATAGATCTTCGCTAGGCGATCTCAGTTCCGGCAGCGGATTTCTATATTCGCGATGGCgatttttgttttgtatctATCTCAACTGAATCAGAGCAGTTTCTCATTAATATTTCTCTTATCTCTGATTTCAGTTGATTAAATAAACTCACGGCTCTTTCTTCTTTGTCCTAATGTGAAATCCCTTTCAATATCAAGAGATGAATGGTATTCTCTGGTGATTCTCAAATCTAATTTTGGGAGGAATCAATCTTTGCCCTTTAAAAGTGATTAGCCGTTTGGCTTATAGGCAAAGTATCCAACCGAATTAGCTTCTTTGAGTTGATTGATTAAGCTAGGAAATTAATTGGAAGACACAGTAGAGTTGAAGCTCCTCATAAAGAGAAGCGTTTCAACGAAGTCTCTCTCCAACTTTTCTGAAGCTTTCTCGTTGTTGTGCACATCTGGAGAATGGCAGGATATTTCTTTGGTAGCGAACGGATGTTATGGAAGAAAGAGTAACTGCAGATGGTATCAGAGATTGAAGATGTTATCTCCATTGGCGGGGGAATCAAAGCTTCGTCATGGTGATAAGAGACAAAGATATGGATGAGATTACGGAGGAGGCTGCAGGCGGAGAAGCTTTGCGGTGATCGGAAAAGAGAAACTTAGCATGAAGGACACGTATGTAACACGTGTTGAGATTAGCATCCCCAAAGTTTGACACGTGCTCAATCTGATTTTCATCCACCGTTTTCTCTGTTTAACCTAATGTAATATCTTTGTTGGACTTTACTATATTTGATACCTCTGTAATTGCCCATTGGGCTTCATTTCAAGGAAATGAAAatgttggcaaaaaaaaaaaagttaattttctttttttgtaatttgataTTATACGCaaaatttaagataattttCACGGAGGCTTgtttaaaaaaagtaaataaataaataaaaagcaaaaaacAACCAAACAATTGAATGAGCTTACCCCTCGAGATCTCTCACTAGACTGCAAACCCTAATCCGACGACCTCTCCGTCGCCGCTTGATCCTCATCGCCGGTAAGATTCTCTCTccgttcttctcttctcttttttgtATTTCTCATCTTCGTTAGTCCTTTCTCTCGTTGCCTTGCCTCGTGTTTAGTTATTCTGGATCCAAAATCGGCCTCTCTTCTTTTTGTTCTATTGGTTACGTTTCCGAGAGCTCAAGCGTTTAAAATTGTTATTCTAGTCCTATGGCTCATCTTTGGCTGCTATGTGTAAGGATTGGTGGCTTCACGCGTTTATATCTTTGTTTCAGTATGTATGATTGTGATGCGTTTAAGCATGAAGAATTTAAATAAACTATTTGGTTTGTCATCTACAGATTCGTGATGAACACATTCTTATATCGTGATtaataaactatttgataaaattGGATTAAGAAGATGGCTGTGTCTGTTAATATACTATTTGGTTTATCATTTGGTTTATGATGAGAAGTTGAAGTAAGCTATTTTGTTTATCATTTACAGATTCATTCGCGATAGATTTGTTTTGATGAGATTGGATTAAGAACATGGCTGTGTATGTTGATTGAATTATAACGCTTTTCAGTGTTGATTAGGTCTATATCTGTGTTTCTGTATGTATGCTTGTGACGCATTTATGATTAAGTAAACTGTTTGGTTTATCAGTTACAGATTCGTGACTGCGTCGTTATTGGATTAAGATGGCTGGATATTCAACGAAAGGAGCTGCTCCTACGAATGGATCAGTCTACGTGTCAAATCTCCCATTAGGAACTGATGAGAATATGTTGGCTGAGTATTTTGGGACCATTGGGTTACTAAAGGTATGGTATTAGCCAGGTACTAATCGTTTGGTTCATTTACTTTTTGAACGTTATTGAATTCTTTTAATCCATAAGATGTCTAACTTCTTACCGTTTTTGGTTTTATCTAGAGAGACAAACGAACTGGTACTCCCAAGGTGTGGCTGTACCGAGACAAAGAGACTGATGAGCCGAAAGGAGATGCTACTGTTACCTATGAGGACCCGCATGCTGCTTTAGCTGCTGTTGAGTGGTTCAATAACAAAGATTTTCATGGAAGCATCATTGGAGTTTTTATGGCGGAGTCGAAGAACAACAAAAGTGGAGGAGATCATCCGAGTGAGTCTTTTGGATTCGATGGGGGTGCTGCTAACAAGGAAATAGATGGAGGTGCTGGAAGGGGGAGAGGTCAGGGTGATTCTTCCGCTAAGCCATGGCAGCAGGACGGTGACTGGATGTGCCCAAATACAAGGTCTGTGACATCGGTGAGGAGCTTCATCTAtccactgttttttttttttttgcagttttaTATTTCAGAGTTTTTAGCTGTTTAGTGTTCTCATTTGTTATTCTATTGGCAGTTGCACAAACGTGAATTTTGCGTTCCGTGGGGTTTGTAACCGTTGCGGAACTGCCAGACCAGCTGGTGCATCTGGTGGCAGCATGGGTGGTGGTGGTCGTGGAAGGGGCCGAGGTGGAGGTGCTGATGGTGGgccaccggggaagggtgcttCTACTGGTCTTTTTGGTCCAAATGACTGGTCTTGTCCAATGTAAGTAATCTGTTTAGGTCTGAAATAATAGTTGGTTCACTTTCACATGATAATGAGCgtttaatacttattaaaaaTACGTTGCAATAGAAAGTTTACATTCCATAGCAAAAGAAGACATTCGGGTGGTGCTGGATATAAGATTAATATGTTGGATGTATGGAAAAGATTATCGCTTGTATGTGAATGTTATTGATAATGTCAGTTAACCTTTCACTTATAAATGATGTGGCACTGAAACTGGCCCTAAGAATGTGTGAAGCCACCATGTTCctcttttaaattttgattttagtttcGTAAATTGCCTTGGGATAACTGACAAACTGAAAAAGTGGGTTGTAACTTGTGGTTGAATCCAGTATCCTGAGTTTTCTTAGATTCGTTAGAGGAAGTTATTTTGTGCAGAGGCTGTGTTAAATTTCTGCGTCAGATATACAAATTATGGATTGTAAGTTAAATGCAAGTTTATGTTATTTTTCTACTAGTTTAACTAGGAGGCCACTCTCATTTGGTATATATGCTCTAATTTCGGTCTTTAGTGTTCATATACTTTGATTTTTAATCCATTTGTTCTAATATTCTATTTATCAGGTGCGGCAATGTCAACTGGGCTAAGCGTTTAAAATGTAATGTCTGCAACACCAATAAACCTGGTCAGAATGAAGGTGGTGTCAGGTATGCCTCAGTGTCAATGATAAGCTTGCCTTTTTTATTGTTCCTTTGCAGTGTGGAGCTGAGGATTGATATTATAATGATTTTGCGGTGAATTTAGGATACATTTATAGATTTTAGTAGTTTTGCTGTCACTTGTCAGCAGGgaatttttattcttctttagAGATGGCCTAATAGACAATTGTAAAATAGAATACAATATTCTCTTCTGCAATTTGACGGAGTGCTTCCTTTGCCACTGTGTTCAGTATGAGAAAGCTGCTGCTGCATCAAAAATGTTTTCTCTGACTACCTCACTTGAAATGTTTTATCGTTGCCAAATTAGAGTTACGTAAAGAAACGTGTAGGTCACAGCTTGATGGCCTTGTTGTTCTCTTGAAAGACCTGCgcttattcattttatttttctatataggGGAGGTCGTGGTGGTGGTTACAAGGAATTGGATGAACAAGAATTAGAGGAAACAAAGAGACGCAGGCGTGAGGCGGAACAAGTAAAATATTCTTTCGCTGAAGCGTTCTCTGTGTTTTGTGTTTTCCTTGTTGCAGTTCAGTTGAGTTCTCAGgttcttttttttgtgcatACCGTTTTAACTTTATGTCATAAAAATTTCAGGATGATGGTGAAATGTATGATGAGTTTGGGAATCTAAAGAAGAAGTACCGTGTTAAAACACACCAAGCTGACGCCAGACCTGCTGTTGCTGCTGGTCGTGCTGGGTGGGATGTCGAGGAACTAGGTATTTTCTGTTTTAACTTCCTCAGAGAACTCTAGTGTAATGATACAAAGTGTTTATTCCGTGTGTATATATTATGTGCAGGGGTTGATAGAGATGGAAGAGAGAGAAGCAGAGACAGGCAAAGAGACCGTGGCGACAAGCATAGGGATCATCATCACTACGATAAGCATAGACGCAGGAGCAGAAGCAGAAGCCGAGAGAGGGAAAGAGGCAAGGAGCGAGACTATGACCGTGACCGGGACAGAGACTATGGTCGTGGAAGCAGGTACCGTAACTGAGAGATTGCTCAATTAGGGGTTTTATTATTAGTCTCTCATCTTTTCTAATGTTTTATCGACTTTATTTCTACAATGGTGGGTAACATTCCATTTCTCTGGCCTTTTCTTTTAATGGTGTGAAGTTTAAAGTCTTTTGTTACTTCAGTGGTCTGATTATGTTCAGAGATATTATTATCCCATGTCTTCTTGTCTTTTGTATTAATTTTAGTTGTCCGTTTGGTTTTTACTTTGTTGTGTGATTCCTCTTGTTCATTGCCAATCATTTTCAGCGCTGTAATGAAACGAACTAAAAGGATAGAACATGGAAGATATTTGTGGATAATAATTTCTCAGAAATCTAAAATAGGATAAGAAAAAATTGGGCGCTTGGTATTTTGCGGGGACGGGGAGGTATATTTTGGTATCATGTCGCTGTCAAATACATGGTCGCATTTGGAAATAATACGATGATAAAGCTCGTAGTGGTCTCGCACATACACCAGGGAAAAAAACCATTTTTGTATAGACCCCACACATTCACATGTATTTTTAACAAGAACTTTTAAATACAAGATCATAAACATGACAATCTCGTAATGGAGTTTTATGTGTTGGGATGTAAATCTCTGTTTCAAAATTAAAGTAGAAAAATATTACCAAAGTAGAAGGCGCTAAacaaagttatatttttttgttgtcatccaaaattatataatataatacggAATGAAAGACACCAAAAACctaaatttgatatcactctaCAGTGgatttgttcaaaaaatattaactaagCGATTTAACTATAAACTAAAACAGCTGAATTCACTAAAATAAATAccactaaatatataataaaaattaagcaGGGTAAATGGAGACGATTAACACAACGTCTAAAGAAAACTGTAGGTAGCTACGGGCATAATTTCAACATGTAAACACGTAATCCTTGCTTTTGATTTTATAGCATGACGTTGAGTTCATCGTCATATATCCTTAGATTATTCTTAGGTAGCTACGGGACGGGCGGACCCACGTAGGTAGTGGGTGTGGCACGTGCCACATGCTACTTGATATATAATTCTTATGTAACGTTGtgtacaaataaaaatgtgTAGCTAATTCGGTCATTACAGGTAAATCGTGCCCCACCCAGAGTCAGCCAGCCCAAGATCGAAGTCTTGTGATGTTCCCGTCtctttgtctttctttttttttttgcttttctgttctttttttttttacatttctgTTCTTTTCTTTCTATACATTTTAATTACTACtccataaaatattttattttgatattactacttaaacttttctttttataactgttttattttatttaatataccaTAAACTTGATGTTagttttttcaaatttactttAAAAAGATGACTATTTCCGTAAATAACTTTAATTTATGATCAAAAAAGACTAAACTAActctttaaaaaatttaagaactCAATCTCACCCCTTTAATACTAAaccataaaaaataatttataaactaaaattttaaggtATTTCTAATTGAAAGtgtttttgaaaaatagtaGCCAATCTATAGTATTtcaatcactttttttttaatatttgtttttgtcaaaataaaaactcataatTTATTGAAGTTTAACATTAACAACtattttataaagtttatttttCAATGCTTaagacaaaaaattttaaaaaatgaaattttttttataatgaaattactatgtgcatatataattttatgatattattgaaaatgaatacttaaaattgtgaaatttcttttttataatttattattttgagaaaaattaatgACCGATGTCTTTTAAAAGCTATAGTTTacttaattttttcaaattatatttaatacaatataaatttatatattgtgCCCCATGTTAAGTGTTTTTCTGGATCCGCACGGCCGAGGTCGTAGGTGTCATGACCGTGGTGTTCGTAGTCTGCTCCTAGCTAAGCTCATCCCTAAATCATCATATAGTGGTCTCGGGGGTGCGTATCGGATACCAAGTAAGGCTGGTTCAAATATGGGTTAAACTCATTAATATTATACAcatttaattaaaaagaaaaaaaacgtggattaattaaagaaaaatcaatGTTTTTTATTCAATAAATGGGTATTTGAGCCATTGCTCCCAAGCAAATCAAGAAGCATGTGGCAGAGCTCGACCTAATTCATGTCGTGTGTGGAGGCCTGCGTGTGTGATACTTTGATTCATTCGCTTCTccacacaaaaatatataattcatattgaCTCCAAACTCTTGTTTGATCTCCCACTGAAAGTCTTTTGCACATAATGAAAGCAAGACGCCTTGACTGAACCAGACTACACGGTTCAACTCGACACGAGGCATTTTCAATCCTAGTTGGTCACATCTTAGATAGATAACTAGATATACTAATCTGAACTGAATTCTTTTTAGCTAAAACAATTATTTATGATACCGTCTACAAAATATAGGGTTTTGATCACATGAAGT
It encodes:
- the LOC103832884 gene encoding transcription initiation factor TFIID subunit 15 isoform X1 codes for the protein MAGYSTKGAAPTNGSVYVSNLPLGTDENMLAEYFGTIGLLKRDKRTGTPKVWLYRDKETDEPKGDATVTYEDPHAALAAVEWFNNKDFHGSIIGVFMAESKNNKSGGDHPSESFGFDGGAANKEIDGGAGRGRGQGDSSAKPWQQDGDWMCPNTSCTNVNFAFRGVCNRCGTARPAGASGGSMGGGGRGRGRGGGADGGPPGKGASTGLFGPNDWSCPMCGNVNWAKRLKCNVCNTNKPGQNEGGVRGGRGGGYKELDEQELEETKRRRREAEQDDGEMYDEFGNLKKKYRVKTHQADARPAVAAGRAGWDVEELGVDRDGRERSRDRQRDRGDKHRDHHHYDKHRRRSRSRSRERERGKERDYDRDRDRDYGRGSRYRN
- the LOC103832884 gene encoding transcription initiation factor TFIID subunit 15 isoform X2, with translation MAESKNNKSGGDHPSESFGFDGGAANKEIDGGAGRGRGQGDSSAKPWQQDGDWMCPNTSCTNVNFAFRGVCNRCGTARPAGASGGSMGGGGRGRGRGGGADGGPPGKGASTGLFGPNDWSCPMCGNVNWAKRLKCNVCNTNKPGQNEGGVRGGRGGGYKELDEQELEETKRRRREAEQDDGEMYDEFGNLKKKYRVKTHQADARPAVAAGRAGWDVEELGVDRDGRERSRDRQRDRGDKHRDHHHYDKHRRRSRSRSRERERGKERDYDRDRDRDYGRGSRYRN